Proteins from one Oncorhynchus masou masou isolate Uvic2021 chromosome 12, UVic_Omas_1.1, whole genome shotgun sequence genomic window:
- the rcc1l gene encoding RCC1-like G exchanging factor-like protein isoform X2 encodes MRPTPVTAGLGSKRMRVQCFSMLGSRESPTTRCLYGGLATLEPSASPALWFQIVAGKSLGNTSSLLTVWRQSSRSPLQPVGTALPSSPLPPRTSPRCGAWASTETHSWASNAPNKTAIRAMTMCWSPLRCLSPWPGPSRPGWCRWHVAVPTPWCSPTQRECSVWETMPMASVGGRWLKMKSTGLGHHNMCARPVAVGGDLAGVRVQQVTTYGDCSMAVSQDGQLYGWGNSEYLQLSSVTEATQINSPRLLPFEGVGKVTQVACGGTQVAILNERGEVFVWGYGILGKGPNLSESQTPELVPPTLFGRSEFNPAVTVSRIHCGLNHFAAVTDRGELFVWGKNVRGCLGIGKKEDQYFPWRVTVPGHVVDVACGVDHMVALVKSVI; translated from the exons ATGCGACCCACACCAGTGACCGCAGGTCTCGGGAGCAAAAGGATGAGGGTCCAGTGTTTCAGTATGTTGGGAAGCAGAGAAAGCCCAACCACAAGGTGTTTGTATGGGGGTTTAGCTACACTGGAGCCCTCGGCATCCCCAGCTTTGTGGTTCCAGATAGTGGCAGGAAAAAGCCTAGGAAATACCAGCTCACTCCTTACCGTCTGGAGACAGAGCAGCAG atCTCCTCTGCAGCCTGTGGGTACggctttaccctcctctcctcttccaccaAGGACCTCACCAAGGTGTGGGGCATGGGCCTCAACAGAGACTCACAGCTGGGCTTCCAACGCACCCAACAAGACCGCT ATAAGAGCTATGACTATGTGCTGGAGCCCTCTCCGGTGCCTCTCCCCCTGGCCAGGCCCCAGCAGACCAGGGTGGTGCAGGTGGCATGTGGCCGTGCCCACTCCCTGGTGCTCACCGACTCAGAGGGAG TGTTCAGTCTGGGAAACAATGCCTATGGCCAGTGTGGGAGGAAGATGGTTGAAGATGAAGTCTACAG GTCTGGGCCACCACAACATGTGTGCCAGGCCGGTGGCTGTAGGAGGGGACCTGGCTGGTGTGAGAGTGCAGCAGGTGACCACCTACGGAGACTGCAGCATGGCCGTGTCTCAGGACGGCCAGCTCTATGGCTGGGGCAACTCTGAGTACCTCCAACTCTCCTCGGTCACTGAGGCCACCCAG attAACTCCCCTCGACTCCTTCCTTTTGAAGGGGTCGGCAAAGTGACCCAGGTGGCCTGTGGAGGCACACAGGTGGCCATTCTGAACG agagaggggaggtgtttGTATGGGGCTACGGCATTCTTGGAAAGGGCCCTAATCTCTCTGAATCCCAAACCCCTGAGCTGGTCCCTCCTACACTGTTCGGCCGCTCAGAGTTTAATCCTGCGGTGACCGTGAGCCGCATCCACTGTGGACTGAACCATTTTGCTGCTGTCACAG ATCGTGGGGAGCTCTTTGTTTGGGGGAAGAATGTGAGAGGTTGTCTTGGTATTGGAAAGAAAGAGGACCAGTACTTCCCATGGCGG GTGACTGTGCCAGGTCATGTGGTGGATGTAGCGTGTGGGGTGGACCACATGGTGGCGCTGGTCAAGTCTGTCATCTGA
- the rcc1l gene encoding RCC1-like G exchanging factor-like protein isoform X1, whose amino-acid sequence MSLACLRLCTQHRLALGARGYATHTSDRRSREQKDEGPVFQYVGKQRKPNHKVFVWGFSYTGALGIPSFVVPDSGRKKPRKYQLTPYRLETEQQISSAACGYGFTLLSSSTKDLTKVWGMGLNRDSQLGFQRTQQDRYKSYDYVLEPSPVPLPLARPQQTRVVQVACGRAHSLVLTDSEGVFSLGNNAYGQCGRKMVEDEVYSASHIIHKMEGFDSPVTQVVCGQDHSLFLTETGQVYACGWGADGQTGLGHHNMCARPVAVGGDLAGVRVQQVTTYGDCSMAVSQDGQLYGWGNSEYLQLSSVTEATQINSPRLLPFEGVGKVTQVACGGTQVAILNERGEVFVWGYGILGKGPNLSESQTPELVPPTLFGRSEFNPAVTVSRIHCGLNHFAAVTDRGELFVWGKNVRGCLGIGKKEDQYFPWRVTVPGHVVDVACGVDHMVALVKSVI is encoded by the exons ATGTCATTGGCGTGCCTTCGATTGTGTACCCAACACAGGTTAGCACTCGGAGCTCGGGGATATGCGACCCACACCAGTGACCGCAGGTCTCGGGAGCAAAAGGATGAGGGTCCAGTGTTTCAGTATGTTGGGAAGCAGAGAAAGCCCAACCACAAGGTGTTTGTATGGGGGTTTAGCTACACTGGAGCCCTCGGCATCCCCAGCTTTGTGGTTCCAGATAGTGGCAGGAAAAAGCCTAGGAAATACCAGCTCACTCCTTACCGTCTGGAGACAGAGCAGCAG atCTCCTCTGCAGCCTGTGGGTACggctttaccctcctctcctcttccaccaAGGACCTCACCAAGGTGTGGGGCATGGGCCTCAACAGAGACTCACAGCTGGGCTTCCAACGCACCCAACAAGACCGCT ATAAGAGCTATGACTATGTGCTGGAGCCCTCTCCGGTGCCTCTCCCCCTGGCCAGGCCCCAGCAGACCAGGGTGGTGCAGGTGGCATGTGGCCGTGCCCACTCCCTGGTGCTCACCGACTCAGAGGGAG TGTTCAGTCTGGGAAACAATGCCTATGGCCAGTGTGGGAGGAAGATGGTTGAAGATGAAGTCTACAG TGCCAGTCACATCATTCACAAGATGGAAGGCTTTGACAGCCCAGTGACTCAG GTGGTGTGTGGGCAGGACCACAGTCTGTTCCTGACTGAGACGGGCCAGGTATATGCCTGTGGCTGGGgggcagacggacagacag GTCTGGGCCACCACAACATGTGTGCCAGGCCGGTGGCTGTAGGAGGGGACCTGGCTGGTGTGAGAGTGCAGCAGGTGACCACCTACGGAGACTGCAGCATGGCCGTGTCTCAGGACGGCCAGCTCTATGGCTGGGGCAACTCTGAGTACCTCCAACTCTCCTCGGTCACTGAGGCCACCCAG attAACTCCCCTCGACTCCTTCCTTTTGAAGGGGTCGGCAAAGTGACCCAGGTGGCCTGTGGAGGCACACAGGTGGCCATTCTGAACG agagaggggaggtgtttGTATGGGGCTACGGCATTCTTGGAAAGGGCCCTAATCTCTCTGAATCCCAAACCCCTGAGCTGGTCCCTCCTACACTGTTCGGCCGCTCAGAGTTTAATCCTGCGGTGACCGTGAGCCGCATCCACTGTGGACTGAACCATTTTGCTGCTGTCACAG ATCGTGGGGAGCTCTTTGTTTGGGGGAAGAATGTGAGAGGTTGTCTTGGTATTGGAAAGAAAGAGGACCAGTACTTCCCATGGCGG GTGACTGTGCCAGGTCATGTGGTGGATGTAGCGTGTGGGGTGGACCACATGGTGGCGCTGGTCAAGTCTGTCATCTGA